From Phragmites australis chromosome 5, lpPhrAust1.1, whole genome shotgun sequence, a single genomic window includes:
- the LOC133917386 gene encoding fasciclin-like arabinogalactan protein 3, protein MLPLGCMAPNKLPFLLVALLLAAPSLASGFDITKILAGFPEFSIFNTMLTETGLAPAINNREAVTVLAPNNTAIAAASRGAPRLPRSFVVDLLALHVVLDYLDAPKLAALQRGRKGEGSVLTTLLQSTRAVPRGAGFLRIASGAGDRITFSSASPGGPRNATFERQVVAQPHSASVLQVSGFVVPPGIRFPQPFPPRARHMSGPPSQAPAPAPGPQPPVSGSGPLVPTPIRPVPTPNLTDTPPPVPEESGVIPIPSVHGGMAAKLPSAAGHGAESWWSGLAVALGITTCLLGRL, encoded by the coding sequence ATGCTCCCGCTTGGCTGCATGGCGCCCAACAAGCTACCCTTCCTCCTGGTCGCGCTCCTCCTCGCGGCGCCCAGCCTCGCCTCCGGCTTCGACATAACCAAGATCCTGGCCGGCTTCCCAGAGTTCAGCATCTTCAACACCATGCTCACTGAGACCGGCCTGGCGCCCGCCATAAACAACCGCGAGGCCGTGACCGTCCTCGCGCCCAACAacaccgccatcgccgccgcgtcCCGCGGCGCTCCCCGCCTCCCGCGCTCCTTCGTCGTCGACCTTCTCGCGCTCCACGTCGTGCTCGACTACCTCGACGCGCCCAAGCTCGCCGCGCTGCAGCGCGGCCGAAAGGGCGAGGGCTCCGTGCTCACCACGCTGCTGCAGTCCACCCGCGCCGTGCCACGCGGCGCTGGCTTCCTCCGCATCGCCTCCGGGGCCGGTGACCGCATCACGTTCTCCTCCGCGTCGCCCGGCGGGCCCCGGAACGCCACGTTCGAGAGGCAGGTCGTCGCTCAGCCGCACAGCGCGTCTGTGCTGCAGGTGAGCGGCTTCGTCGTCCCCCCGGGCATCAGATTCCCGCAGCCGTTTCCTCCGAGGGCGAGGCACATGTCAGGGCCTCCGAGccaggcgccggcgccggcgcctggGCCCCAGCCACCGGTGTCTGGGTCCGGCCCGCTGGTTCCGACCCCGATCAGGCCGGTGCCTACCCCTAACCTCACAGATACTCCACCGCCGGTGCCAGAGGAGTCAGGAGTCATTCCGATACCTAGCGTGCACGGCGGCATGGCAGCGAAGCTACCATCGGCCGCCGGACACGGGGCGGAGAGCTGGTGGAGTGGACTTGCCGTGGCGCTCGGGATCACGACTTGCCTGCTTGGGCGTTTGTAA
- the LOC133918474 gene encoding probable small nuclear ribonucleoprotein F isoform X1, whose translation MATVPVNPKPFLNNLTGKPVIVKLKWGMEYKGYLVSVDSYMNLQLANTEEYIDGQFSGNLGEILIRCNNVLYLRGVPEDTEIEDAE comes from the exons ATGGCG ACTGTGCCAGTTAACCCAAAACCTTTCTTAAACAATCTGACAGGGAAGCCTGTAATTGTCAAACTTAAGTGGGGTATGGAGTACAAAG GGTATCTTGTTTCTGTGGACTCCTATATGAATCTTCAG CTTGCGAACACAGAGGAGTACATTGATGGGCAATTCTCTGGAAACCTGGGAGAGATTCTGATCAG GTGCAACAACGTTCTGTATCTTCGAGGCGTTCCAGAGGATACAGAGATAGAGGATGCGGAGTGA
- the LOC133917359 gene encoding calcium-dependent protein kinase 13-like — protein MKLYGGVLSYSKCRSYAYVLRAKDTVRWWAMRVQQANAQQNTDLDNSKRSHVPGHIRDSAWGANIEDVRREIQIMHHLSGHKNIVAIKGAYEDQLYVHIVMELCTSGELFNHIIQRGHYSERKAAELTRIIVRVVEACHSLGVMHWDLKPENFLLANKDDELSLKATDFGLSVFFKPGELLMRIANFTL, from the exons ATGAAGCTCTACGGCGGCGTGCTGTCCTACTCCAAGTGCCGGAGCTACGCCTACGTGCTTAGGGCCAAGGACACGGTGCGGTGGTGGGCTATGAG AGTACAACAGGCCAACGCCCAGCAGAATACTGATTTGGATAACTCTAAACGCAGTCACGTTCCAGGCCAC ATCAGAGATTCCGCTTGGGGCGCTAACATCGAGGACGTGCGCCGTGAGATCCAGATCATGCACCACCTCTCCGGCCACAAAAACATCGTCGCAATCAAGGGCGCGTACGAGGACCAGCTCTACGTGCACATCGTTATGGAGCTCTGCACCAGTGGCGAGCTCTTCAACCACATTATACAGCGTGGCCACTATAGCGAGCGCAAGGCCGCCGAGCTCACGCGGATCATCGTCAGGGTGGTCGAGGCCTGCCACTCGCTCGGGGTCATGCACTGGGACCTCAAGCCCGAGAACTTCCTGCTCGCCAACAAGGACGATGAGCTCTCTCTCAAGGCCACCGATTTCGGACTCTCCGTCTTCTTCAAGCCTGGTGAGCTGCTGATGAGAATCGCAAACTTTACATTATGA
- the LOC133918474 gene encoding probable small nuclear ribonucleoprotein F isoform X2: protein MEYKGYLVSVDSYMNLQLANTEEYIDGQFSGNLGEILIRCNNVLYLRGVPEDTEIEDAE from the exons ATGGAGTACAAAG GGTATCTTGTTTCTGTGGACTCCTATATGAATCTTCAG CTTGCGAACACAGAGGAGTACATTGATGGGCAATTCTCTGGAAACCTGGGAGAGATTCTGATCAG GTGCAACAACGTTCTGTATCTTCGAGGCGTTCCAGAGGATACAGAGATAGAGGATGCGGAGTGA
- the LOC133917358 gene encoding uncharacterized protein LOC133917358: MHLTVENELLVAIAKYTDRPPRHSWRLRRAFGKFKNLSPFKHRNPTLLSSHMAAAAADDSSPPQPGGWIAGLVSGAGRLLAAVLGPESSAASSSSSSSQESSQSQMLCESAPLFRAVSWRPPRASGDHGNGAHFASDDYQYKVWPLLLFFFLHL; this comes from the exons ATGCATCTGACAGTTGAGAATGAGTTACTAGTTGCAATTGCAAAGTATACCGATCGGCCTCCGAGGCATTCCTGGCGGTTGCGCCGCGCGTTTGGGAAATTCAAAAATTTATCACCATTCAAGCACCGCAACCCAACACTCCTCTCCTCGCatatggccgccgccgccgcggacgattcctcgccgccgcagccggGAGGATGGATCGCCGGCCTTGTCTCCGGCGccggccgcctcctcgccgccgtcctcggcccggaatcctccgccgcctcctcctcctcctcctcctcccaagaGTCGTCGCAATCCCAAATGCTGTGTGAAAGCGCGCCCTTATTCCGTGCTGTCTCGTGGAGGCCGCCTCGCGCTAGTGGTG ATCATGGTAATGGGGCACATTTTGCATCCGACGATTATCAGTACAAGGTATGGccgcttcttctttttttttttttgcatctgtAA